Proteins encoded by one window of Azospirillum brasilense:
- a CDS encoding DEAD/DEAH box helicase, which yields MTEFSGLGLIEPLLRAVAEEGYQTATPIQAGAIPVLLEGRDVLGLAQTGTGKTAAFTLPILQRLFQNKKRVQAKAPRTLILTPTRELALQIGESFRTYGRHLPIRRTVIHGGVGQSPQVAALARGTDVLVATPGRLLDLMAQKQCVLDQVEIFVLDEADRMLDMGFIRDVRKVVAVLPKQRQTLLFSATMPEAVVELAHSILTDAERIEVAPQSTTVERIAQRVLFVERADKRRLLADLLQEGAMERTIVFARTKHGADRIADHLKKAGVPADAIHGDKSQSARVRALESFRSGDLKALVATDIAARGIDIDGITHVINFDLPNEPESYVHRIGRTARAGTDGSAVSFCDAEEVAYLKAIEKTIRQPVPADHDHPYHASVVAAIHASSAKPPKPAPKQPRPGRGQPQQQQPGGGKPQGQKPQAPKAHGAKPSAPQGARVAGATGDQPLKAKVSANQQNRHNRRPAPHGGQPGGNKRSAA from the coding sequence ATGACCGAATTCAGTGGCCTCGGCCTGATCGAGCCCCTTCTGCGCGCCGTCGCCGAAGAGGGTTACCAGACCGCCACGCCGATCCAGGCCGGCGCCATCCCCGTTCTTCTGGAGGGCCGCGACGTGCTCGGCCTCGCCCAGACCGGCACCGGCAAGACCGCCGCCTTCACCCTGCCGATCCTCCAGCGGCTGTTCCAGAACAAGAAGCGCGTGCAGGCCAAGGCGCCGCGCACCCTGATCCTGACACCGACGCGCGAGCTGGCGCTGCAGATCGGCGAGAGCTTCCGCACCTACGGCCGGCACCTGCCGATCCGCCGCACGGTGATCCACGGCGGCGTCGGGCAGAGCCCGCAGGTCGCCGCTCTGGCCCGCGGCACCGACGTGCTGGTGGCGACGCCGGGCCGCCTGCTCGACCTGATGGCCCAGAAGCAGTGCGTGCTCGACCAGGTCGAGATCTTCGTCCTGGACGAGGCCGACCGCATGCTCGACATGGGCTTCATCCGCGACGTGCGGAAGGTCGTCGCCGTCCTGCCGAAGCAGCGCCAGACCCTGCTGTTCTCCGCCACCATGCCGGAAGCCGTGGTCGAGCTGGCGCACAGCATCCTGACCGACGCCGAGCGGATCGAGGTGGCGCCGCAGTCCACCACCGTGGAGCGCATCGCCCAGCGCGTGCTGTTCGTGGAGCGCGCGGACAAGCGCCGCCTGCTCGCCGACCTGCTCCAGGAAGGTGCCATGGAGCGGACGATCGTCTTCGCCCGCACCAAGCACGGCGCCGACCGCATCGCCGACCATCTGAAGAAGGCCGGAGTCCCGGCCGACGCGATCCACGGCGACAAGTCGCAGTCGGCCCGCGTGCGCGCCCTGGAATCCTTCCGCAGCGGCGACCTCAAGGCGCTGGTGGCGACCGACATCGCGGCGCGCGGCATCGACATCGACGGCATCACGCACGTCATCAACTTCGACCTGCCGAACGAGCCGGAAAGCTACGTCCACCGCATCGGCCGCACCGCCCGCGCCGGCACCGACGGCAGCGCGGTGTCCTTCTGCGACGCCGAGGAGGTGGCCTATCTGAAGGCCATCGAGAAGACCATTCGCCAGCCGGTCCCGGCGGACCACGACCACCCCTACCACGCGTCGGTGGTGGCGGCGATCCACGCCTCCTCCGCCAAGCCGCCGAAGCCGGCGCCCAAGCAGCCCCGTCCGGGCCGCGGCCAGCCCCAGCAGCAGCAGCCGGGCGGCGGCAAGCCGCAGGGCCAGAAGCCCCAGGCGCCGAAGGCCCACGGTGCGAAGCCGTCGGCGCCGCAGGGCGCGCGGGTTGCCGGCGCCACCGGCGACCAGCCGCTGAAGGCCAAGGTGTCGGCCAACCAGCAGAACCGCCACAACCGCCGCCCCGCTCCGCACGGCGGTCAGCCGGGCGGGAACAAGCGGTCCGCGGCCTGA
- a CDS encoding Fur family transcriptional regulator, protein MTSRLESLCLEKGLKMTGQRRVISQVLSESEDHPDVEEVHRRAVLIDPRISIATVYRTMRLLEDAQVIEKVDLGDGRARYEEASTDHHHHLIDTRSGRIIEFASPELEALKERIARELGYRIVGHRLEIYGVPLDGVSVDGGDALDGNSGDGGERR, encoded by the coding sequence ATGACGTCGCGTCTCGAATCCTTGTGCCTGGAGAAGGGGCTGAAAATGACCGGCCAGCGCCGGGTCATCTCCCAGGTCCTGTCGGAGTCGGAGGACCACCCCGACGTGGAGGAGGTCCACCGCCGCGCCGTGCTGATCGACCCGCGGATCTCCATCGCCACGGTCTACCGCACCATGCGCCTTCTCGAAGACGCGCAGGTGATCGAGAAGGTGGACCTGGGCGACGGGCGTGCCCGCTATGAAGAAGCGTCCACCGACCACCACCACCACCTGATCGACACGCGCAGCGGGCGGATCATCGAGTTCGCCAGCCCGGAGCTGGAGGCGCTGAAGGAGCGCATCGCGCGGGAGCTGGGCTACCGCATCGTCGGTCACCGGCTGGAAATCTACGGCGTTCCGCTCGACGGCGTTTCCGTCGACGGCGGCGACGCGCTGGACGGCAACTCTGGGGATGGCGGGGAGCGTCGATGA
- a CDS encoding DUF1329 domain-containing protein: MNRRQFSSLLLSLPVIPYATPIAAQEKVPALGEELTPFGAVRGASRTRAIPAWKGGLTQVPGGWKPGTPLPDPYDEDGRWFTVGPADLDRYKVRLSAGLQAMLTKYPSFEIPVFPSHRSAAAPQRVYDETIANAGRARLGENGLALSGARVGVPFPIPANGVQAMWNHILRWRGNSFSRTGATVLPESGGIYTAAVYREDWQSSYAAGIDGGRPFHYRRTTLMPKAEAGTTLLLHGTLNPIQAGFAAWFRQGETGKPVRAPDFVYDTPDPASGGIRTADMLDMFSGPLDRFDFALVTRREMYVPYNASRMNTPGLAPVDFLWLGHPNPQFLRYEMHRVWIVEARAKPNFRHALPERTYYLDEDSWQIVMADHYDAKGDLVRYAEAHGIAYPQVPVFAPALEITYDLTGDRYVVSGLDNQLAPPDFAKPLRPEDFATDTLERKRRPW, encoded by the coding sequence ATGAACCGCCGCCAGTTCTCCAGCCTGCTGCTTTCCCTGCCGGTGATCCCCTACGCCACCCCGATCGCCGCGCAGGAGAAGGTTCCCGCCCTGGGGGAGGAGCTGACCCCCTTCGGCGCGGTGCGCGGCGCCAGCCGGACGCGGGCCATTCCGGCCTGGAAGGGCGGGCTGACCCAGGTTCCCGGCGGCTGGAAGCCGGGCACCCCCTTGCCCGACCCCTACGACGAGGACGGGCGCTGGTTCACCGTGGGACCGGCGGATCTGGACCGCTACAAGGTCCGCCTGTCCGCCGGTCTCCAGGCGATGCTGACCAAGTACCCGTCCTTCGAGATCCCCGTCTTCCCCAGCCACCGCAGCGCCGCCGCCCCCCAGCGCGTCTACGACGAAACAATCGCGAACGCCGGGCGCGCCAGGCTGGGCGAGAACGGCCTGGCGCTGAGCGGGGCGCGGGTGGGCGTGCCCTTCCCCATCCCGGCCAACGGCGTGCAGGCGATGTGGAACCACATCCTGCGCTGGCGCGGCAATTCCTTCAGCCGCACCGGCGCCACCGTCCTGCCGGAATCCGGCGGCATTTACACCGCGGCGGTCTACCGCGAGGACTGGCAGTCCAGCTACGCCGCCGGGATCGACGGCGGGCGCCCCTTCCATTACCGCCGCACCACCCTGATGCCCAAGGCGGAGGCCGGGACCACCCTGCTGCTGCACGGCACGCTGAACCCGATCCAGGCCGGCTTCGCCGCCTGGTTCCGCCAGGGGGAGACCGGCAAGCCCGTCCGCGCGCCCGACTTCGTCTACGACACGCCGGACCCGGCCAGCGGCGGCATCCGAACCGCCGACATGCTGGACATGTTCAGCGGGCCGCTCGACCGCTTCGACTTCGCGCTGGTGACGCGGCGGGAGATGTATGTGCCCTACAACGCCAGCCGGATGAACACGCCCGGCCTGGCGCCGGTGGACTTCCTGTGGCTGGGCCATCCCAACCCGCAGTTCCTGCGCTACGAGATGCACCGGGTCTGGATCGTCGAGGCACGGGCGAAACCCAACTTCCGCCACGCCCTGCCGGAGCGCACCTACTATCTGGACGAGGACTCCTGGCAGATCGTCATGGCCGACCATTACGACGCCAAGGGCGATCTGGTCCGCTACGCGGAGGCGCACGGGATCGCCTATCCCCAGGTGCCCGTCTTCGCCCCGGCCTTGGAGATCACCTACGACCTGACGGGCGACCGCTATGTGGTGAGCGGCCTCGACAACCAGCTCGCCCCGCCGGACTTCGCCAAGCCTTTGCGGCCCGAGGACTTCGCCACCGACACGCTGGAGCGCAAGCGGCGGCCCTGGTGA